atCACCAACGATCGACtagatgagggccggcgacctcgccggctcCCGAAGAAGCCGAGCCACAACAAGGTCGACCTTGCCCAAATCTgacaaggccgagctcgcctagccactggCGAGACTTAGCCTCGCCAAGTCACCGCCAGGCAACGTCGTCCTAATGGTGGCCTGGCAAGGTCAGTCTCTCCAGATTTAGGCAAATTCGAGCTCACCCACCCcaggtgaggtcgacctcgcgccgcctgggcgaggttgagcctcgtcAATGGCctcggtggccaggcgagccttacgagaccaccggcgaggctccaTCTCGCCTAGGTGGCACAAGGCTCACTTGGCCaccaaggccaagcctcgcggTGACCTAGCGAAGCTCTAGCAAGCTTGCCGAAGCTCGCCCAACTGATCGCCGGCAACCAACCACAaagataaagaaggaaaaaaaaaaggaaaaatataatataaaatattgaaaaactaaaagaaataacaaaattttacaagtttaccaaacgtatttctatccttggagtataaattttttacaagCATAGCCGTGCATGGCAACATTTCTTggccggggaacaatttctatgtaaaaaaactCGTTTggtaacaacacaaaatttttactctagaaatagaaaaagaatagaaatgtgtttggtaaaaaatagttttttttatatttatttgtttttttattttttgtcggTAGATCGCCGCCTCCACCGGACGCCACCGCTGCCGCACGTCACCGCCGGCCGACCGCCGCCCGGCCGATTGCCGCTGCCGATCGCCGCCGCACGGCCCATCGGCCATCGACCGCCGCCACCGGAGACCGCGGAGGTGGCGGCCGATGGGCTGTGCGGCAGCGATCGGCGGCGGTAGTCGGCGGGCGGCGGTTGGCCGGCAGCGACATGCGGCGGTAGTGGCGTCGGCGGCAACCGGCGGTGGTGGCGTCGGTCGATCGGCCCGGCGACgtgcgggcggcggcggcgcccggAAGCAAtggtcggcggcggcgaccggcgacgcAGACGACGGTTGGTTGGCCGGCAACGACCAGCGGCGGCGACGGTCAGTCGGCCTTCAGCGACCGGCGGCAACGGTCGCCGAgacagcagcggcggcggcggcgggcgacggTCAAGGGCGATCAATGGTGGtcagcaagagaagaataaaagaaaaaaaaaattcacttatttcttaaacttgttctcgggaataagaagcaacttttttacttcttatttctattccaaaaccattcccgggctaactttttgttcctaggaacaaaaaactaACTTAGTTATCAAAcaaggtttctattctttttttgttctggggaagagaagaatagaaattcttaGGCTGGGGAAGTTTACCATGCGCAACCTAAGTGCATTCttatatttagaaattttttccgggaacaaaaaaaaactatttttgttcaaaaattgttcctcgaaaCATAAactttaccaaacacaccctaaattAGTATCCCGTATCCAAATTAACCTTCCATTAACATTTTGTCAAGGGTGCCAATTTGGCtttttttacgagacaaaaatTAGTTGGATACAAATGTATATGacataccaatttgagatttttttgtaacataaaaattaatttaaaataaaagcaTCATGAGATACTCCTCTCATGagataaaaattagtttaaggtaaatataTCATGGTTATGTGTTCGAAGCTTTTTAAAGGTATTAACTTTCTTTCTAGAGAAGTTTAAGTTATTTTGAGGAAAAACAACACAAATTGTTTTTGAACTTTAGTATAATGTGCAATGTTGTCCCtaaagttttaatttatttaacatgacccataaaattttgatacaagttcaatttaattattaaactatttgaaaatgtttaatgttgtccAAAACTTGAACTAATAAAAGCATGACATTAGTTGTTTTCATATAGCTTaaatactatattgaatatttatcaaaaatttatagattatattgaataaattaaaagttctagaACAACATTACACAATATGCCAAAATTCAGAAACCGGTGTTATTATCCTTTATTTTGAgggttaatactacaaaaaatttcaaactaatacatatgtaataaatttaccaaaaagttattttttttatcatcaaaatcataaattggtaaacttatgataaatttatcttaaattaatttttttactgcTAAAAATCACAAATGGGTAAGACAACTTTGCTTTTCGTTAAGTTTtattaattagattaatatcacgaaaaataataaattattatatatgcGATAAATGGAGAGTAAAACTCAAAATTGTCATGTGATATCAAGCTCAGCAATCGGATGGTAAAATTTTACGATTATAAATCTATCTATTCATGTTTATTTATGATATTAACCTTATTATAATCAATCGtctctcctttttgctttttgcatcTTTTTAACGTGACATGGTCAAAAGAATCCCCACCCAAATCTCGACTTCTCCGTCTTCAGTAGCGACTCTCTTTGGACCTTTTTTCTAATTCCTTGTGTTTCCTCACTCCCtccccatttcttctttctttcttcatctcttcGTCTCTTCCTTGTCTTCCGTCCGTCCGTTTCTTCAGAACTCGGAAACTCTCCGTCGGCCGGCGGGGAAGACGATCCGCAGGTAACGACGCTTCATCGCTCGCCGTCGCAATTTcaaatctctcttttcctctccctctcctgtTCCGGTCGCTGTCGCCGCGCAGTGTCTCCACGCCGGCGCCTCCGTCGGAGCGTCGGTTGCTCGGGAAGTCCGCCGGAAAAGGGACCGGAATCGGTGCTCCCGTGCTGCATTTTCcgcttttttccttcttttgctttgcCTTTTGTCGCGTCTGTTGGTCTTCTCGGCGGACAAGCCGATGTCAGGAGTGGCGTTCCATGCGCGAAGAGCCACCCTTCGGCTGCGTTACGTTGCCTTTGCGCGTGCACGATGACGGTGCGGATGACGAACTCGTGTGTTGCGAGTCCTAAAATGTGGTTTGACGAAAGTGGTCGGACCGGTGGGAATGCGATCGATCGGATAATTTCTCGCATATGACCACGACGATCGCCTTTTGAGGTATCTACATGTAGGTCGTGGCAAGGCAGTTCTCTTGGACATGAGAGCGAGCTTTAAGCGTTCAGCATAGTGCCTTGCCATGTGTATGGTTCGATTACTAGCTTTGCACTTGGTAGGCTTTAGGCGCAATGAGGGAAGGTGAAAATGTACTGCGTATTGATGGCGGCTGTGGTCAAGAGATCGCCTCGTTTTGTGGAAATACCAAAAAGGACATTTCTTTAAGACCGAAAAAGACATTTCTTTTGGAAACGATACGGTTTACGCTTTGCATGAGGTAAATCTAGTGGCCAACAAGCTTTCAAGCTGTGATTTGAATGGTCTATGTGGATCTAATGATAATAAGGATTAGCTGATGCCATATTTGGGTAATTCTTAATGAATCAGTGGAATTGTTCGTGGATCTCTTTCACGAGATTATAAGTTCAGATTTGTTTGTGGCCACCTGGAGGcgcttttttttccttctttttttcttttctagttgtGAAAACAACTGTATTATACATCTTCTGCAGCTGACGAAGTCTATGACTGAGAGTGGGTTATGATATTTCCTGCTTAGTCAAATGAGATGATGAATAGTGTAGAGATGTTCTTGGTGAGATATTTGAGATTGATATTCCTGGTattcatcattgaggatgaagttACTTTGCTTGATGACGAAGTATTGATATGGACTCGTTAAAAATGGACGAGATGAAGCAGTTCATTGAGAGTCTTTGATTATAAGATGCTAGAAGGTATCagtatatgtaaataatgtttGTAGGTACAACAAGGATGTTTTAGTGACATAGAAGCATCCGAGAAAAATGTAGACTTGGATAAGAGTTTGAGAAAAATGAGGGAGAAACTTGAGAGGAAATGTGTGGATCTCTTAGAGAAAGTCCTTTAATTTTCATATACCTAGACAATAATGTGGGGGCTTATGATTATGCGAAAGTATTTCTTTATATGACTGTGCAGGGGAAAGGAAAGTTGCAAGGGTGGTCTTCATCTTCTAAAAGCTATAAtaagcaaaattagaaatttaggaTAATTTCACACAgtgaaatttatatatattcgaTATGACTGGAAGTGTAACTAAATCTTCTCTTTGTTGCCAGGGACACCTAATTGATAGTGTTTCAGGGAAAAGGGGGAACTAATAGATGATATAAGAGAAGAATTTGGTGATGATCCTTGATGTATTATTTGTAATGTTGGTAGGATCTATGAAGAAAAGTAATCCTTCAAGCTTTAGATCTTCAGTCGCCGGGAATACTGGTATGGAAGGTACATCTACTCaatcaaaaggaaattttgtgCCGGGGAGCTTGATTTGGGTCAGGCTCAATGGTGATTCATGGTGGCCAGCACAGGTTTGTCAAATGCTTCTGTGGTTCTGGACATTAAACCTTTGAATTGCTTTTTATGCTTTGGCTATCTTCCACAGCGCGTTACTCTGGGAAagtattcattttcttaatatgCTTTCTCTGTTAGGTTGTTGATGGTGACACTGTGAGTGAGAGCAATAAACCCAGTAAGAGGTTGGCGGGTGAAGTTCTTGTACGGCTGTATGGGAGCTACAAACAGTGAGTCAATATGCCTGCTCTCTTATGACTGCTCTTGTGTTTAACTGCTTAATCAATTCTCTTATTTTGTAGTTTGTATGCGGATCCTCTTAAATGCCGAAATGACTTTGAAAGTGTAAGTTAGCTGCAAAGTTCTGAAAGAACGACACCTTCCCTTTCCTTTAAAGTCCTTTGAATCATTGGTATTGGTTATTACCCTCTACCTTTGCTAACTTTTTCTGTATATTCGAAAACTCAGGTGCTCAAACAGAATAATGGGAGCTATCATCATGTATTTGTTAAAGCTCTTAAGACGGTATGCTATCTTGTGTTCTCATTTGAGTTACTACAGATAGCACTCAAGGAGTATAATGTATGCTTCCAGTTAGTTCTGAATTTCTGGTGGAGTTAACTGCAACTTGTCTCTGGATATAGGAACTTGCTAGTTCAACATCTGCCAAATTGAAGGAACAGGGATGTAAACATACAGGTAAATACAGAAGTTGCACTCCATAATGTAGCAATTATCAAAACACCGAGCCATCCCATGTAAAGACAGTTTTTGCTGCTGGTTATCCAGTTACAGAAGCAACCCCATAGGCTCTTGCTTTTGCGTCTCTCCACAACTGCAGTTGTTGTAAAATCTTGGTTTAGTCATCAGGGATTCTTAAGCATGAGAAatctctatttttagaatagaaatagataATTGAGGGCTTGTTATTCAACAGTATTACATGACTAATATATCCATGTCAATTAATATCTATTAGCTTCTTATCTCTCTCCCAGAATTGCTTCTTCTGGTGACACCTTTTCTTGTATCCTTGGGAATCACATGGTGGATAGCATCCTGGCTGAATGTTAAATCCTCATGCATTTTTCAAATGGTAGGCCAGGCTCTCTATATTCAATGCTGTATTATGGGTTAAGAGCCAATCATATCCAGAAGCCCTTCTGACTATAATGGTGGGACTTTTCCACTTTATTTATGTgctcaagaaaataaaatttctaactTATCTCtgcttatttttttatgttctcCTGGGCCATTCTTCAGATTATCTAATTCTTTCCTAAATTTTGGACTTCTTATGAGGTCCTTCAGATCCTTTGCCATTCTTATGTAACTTGGAGAAACACCGGCCGGGATAACCTAGTTTGACATATGCATTCTTTTTAAATCACGAGATAGTTCACCCTGTGCATCTTCAATCTGACTTTACCATAGGATACCTCATACTTTACTTGTGCATACAGGAAGTTTTTAGCTGCAGAAACAAGCTATATACTTTGTTTATAAAGAAAATGCTTGTTTCTTTCAGCAGCAacgctaaaaaagaaaaaattagtgTCATGTTTGTAGATGCTTCGAATTTCAAGTGACTGCCTTGAAGTCTTGTGTTTAATCTTACACCAGCTTATGTTAGGAGGAGTAAGTAGCAACAGATCCTATTGTCCTGGATAGGAAAAATTTAGCTCAGTTTGTCCCTCTCTTCCCAGTGGGAAATAATTGATTTTACCTCAATGGAAAGGAGGGAGAGCCAGCTCTATTTCGATACTACATATATGCTAAATAGACTTGCTGCAATATTGATTTCTATTTTCAACCTATGACTCATTTATTAGATCATAATCACAGTGATGCTTCTCTTAACTTATGTGTCACAATTGCTTTTGTATGACAAATAATGGAGTTTAGGAAAACTGGCGATATCATATATCTAAATAATTTAACCAAGTTGTGGATGGAAACTGGTGAAGCTTGAACTGTTGCTTGATTCCTCCATGTGTACAATATACATAGATTTGTTTAGTGATTCATTCATTTACTACAAAGCCAGTGGCCTAACTACCTTGCCACTTGAACTGCATCTATTTGATGGGTCTTCAAGAGAATGTCAGGGTGCATAGGTATCTCTAGCTTTTTCCAGCTATCTGAGCTGCTCATTCTGGCTTTCAAAAGCCTGCTCAATTAGCAAGCTAAACTGTACGTCAAATTGGATCATAGTCTTTAGGGCGGTTACTTTCATTTGGGACTGTCTTTTGTGAATATGATACGCAGGGTACTCAACCTTTTCAATAGCTAACATGCTCAACTGCATTTGTTTGACATGGTTTTTGACTAATACGGCCCATGAGATATAATCTATGTTGTGCTCTGTAGATTGAGTGTGAAGGAAACGAAAGACACCTTGCAATTACATTAGGTTTAGCACTTGTCTACACTTGCATGGCTCCCCCGTATAAAGCTGTGATCTGTGATAGGAGTTCCAGACTTCCTGTTTAGTCGTTGCCTGTTTGTTTGAATCCGCCCATCATTGTGGAAAGAGAATAAGTTATCTATCAAATTATTGCCTTCTTGAAGCATCTTTTTCTTAGCTTGCTACCATTAAATGTAAAGATACCAGTTATTGAttatatgattttgatgtgtTTTGTGCAGAGAGAAGGAATGGTGCTTCCCAGGATAACGGATCAAATCAAGATATGGAGGATAGGAATCAGAATTTAGAAGACAGGAAATCTGTGGGTTGGCTTAGAATGGGTCTTTTTATTATAGTACTTTTACTTGCTCATAATGACTCTAGAGATGTTGTAAATAATCCTGGTTCCAGGGAGATGCTGATGCAGAAGGTTATACAGATTTAACTGTGAAGAGGACTGGAGGACATAGTGCTCATCCAATAGCTGAGGGATCCAAGATGAAGTTGGTAAATACTAGGCCTTGTATGCATGGTTTTTGGGCTGATTTTCTTGGTGCGCATTTGCTATTTGTACCTGTCTGAAGAGTCTGTTGCTTCTAGGGTTCTCAGAGAGCTGAAGGAGCAACCTTGAGAACCTTTCAACGAAGTAAGACACACAGAAAAGAAAGGCTAAGTGACAATCAAGATCCATCAAATACTAAAGATGGTTTGCCGACAACACCAAGAACTGTAGAGGCAGGAGAGAGTGGCATTtctaggagagagagaattgacaAGTGTCTAGAGCTAAAGAACGGGAGCACTGAGCATCTGAAGATCAGAACTCCCAATCAAGATTGGGTCGAGAAAAATCATGAATCAACCACAGACAATGCTTCTGTTTCAGCAAAGAGGAAGAGCTCAAAATTGAAGCAAGATAGTGTATCAAGCAGAATCAAGCTGTATGGACGAAGTGCAGCAGAAAAAGCAAAACTAAGGATCTCAGGACAGCTTGGTCCACAGGCTAAGCCCAAGGCCATTGTCACAAGTATCGAGTCGAAAGTGGAAAGCAAATCCTTGAAGAAGCATTATGAGGTGAAGAATGAACAGAAGCAGAAGAGCTTTTGCCAGCATGAACAACAAGGCTATGATGAAGTTGATCGACATGATAGCATGGCTCGAGGGTTAAAGAGGAAAGACCAAATTATGGACCATGATAAAGAATGCAAAATTTTGAAGCAGGAGGAGAAACGGAAAAACTGCAAGCCGAGTAGCACAAGGGTCGATGAGAATTCAATCAATGAATCCCCTTTGCTAGAGAGGTCAGTGAAGAAGCTGGatgcaaacaaaagaaaaactgaGCAAGATAATGTGCAGAAGGAActcaaatcaaatataaaagataatgTGCAGAAGGAACTCGaatcaaatataaaagataatgTGCAGAAGGAACTCGAATCAAATATAAAATACGCCAAGGAGGAAACAAAGATGCGACCTGCAAAAGAAGTTGAGttggtgaagaaaaaaaaaccagcaAGTGCAACGGTGAGGATGCTACTTTTGCTCATCTAATTATCGCATTTCCGTCTTTCTGCTAGTGacttagccttttttttttccaaaaaaatctcaGACACCTTCTCCCAGTTCAACTGGAAGAGCTCAAGAACTTAGCACCCGGCAATTGCGAGTAATGAGAAGTCTTGGGTTGATCAGTCCTGCAGGGTCGCCATTTCCAAAAGGGAGAACACCATTGTCGTAGTTTTTGATCCTGGTGCAAAGGAATTGGGATTTTTCCAAGTGTTGATAGTTGTTTTGTCTTGACATCTAATTTGGTTGTCTCACCTAAAGATTTAGAAGGCGGTAGCCACAAAGCTTAAGAAACCCTAACCTTAGTCAACGCATGCAAATATTCTCCCAACTTTTCAGTCATTAATTCACTGTAATGCTGCCTTGAAATTTTGTCCAAAAGAATCATTCCTTTAGTTAGAGGGCGGCAATGATTGCCACAGATGGTGCTTACTGT
The sequence above is drawn from the Eucalyptus grandis isolate ANBG69807.140 chromosome 11, ASM1654582v1, whole genome shotgun sequence genome and encodes:
- the LOC104449172 gene encoding hepatoma-derived growth factor-related protein 2 isoform X2, with the translated sequence MILDVLFVMLVGSMKKSNPSSFRSSVAGNTGMEGTSTQSKGNFVPGSLIWVRLNGDSWWPAQVVDGDTVSESNKPSKRLAGEVLVRLYGSYKHLYADPLKCRNDFESVLKQNNGSYHHVFVKALKTELASSTSAKLKEQGCKHTERRNGASQDNGSNQDMEDRNQNLEDRKSGDADAEGYTDLTVKRTGGHSAHPIAEGSKMKLRAEGATLRTFQRSKTHRKERLSDNQDPSNTKDGLPTTPRTVEAGESGISRRERIDKCLELKNGSTEHLKIRTPNQDWVEKNHESTTDNASVSAKRKSSKLKQDSVSSRIKLYGRSAAEKAKLRISGQLGPQAKPKAIVTSIESKVESKSLKKHYEVKNEQKQKSFCQHEQQGYDEVDRHDSMARGLKRKDQIMDHDKECKILKQEEKRKNCKPSSTRVDENSINESPLLERSVKKLDANKRKTEQDNVQKELKSNIKDNVQKELESNIKDNVQKELESNIKYAKEETKMRPAKEVELVKKKKPASATTPSPSSTGRAQELSTRQLRVMRSLGLISPAGSPFPKGRTPLS
- the LOC104449172 gene encoding hepatoma-derived growth factor-related protein 2 isoform X1, which gives rise to MILDVLFVMLVGSMKKSNPSSFRSSVAGNTGMEGTSTQSKGNFVPGSLIWVRLNGDSWWPAQVVDGDTVSESNKPSKRLAGEVLVRLYGSYKHLYADPLKCRNDFESVLKQNNGSYHHVFVKALKTELASSTSAKLKEQGCKHTERRNGASQDNGSNQDMEDRNQNLEDRKSGDADAEGYTDLTVKRTGGHSAHPIAEGSKMKLGSQRAEGATLRTFQRSKTHRKERLSDNQDPSNTKDGLPTTPRTVEAGESGISRRERIDKCLELKNGSTEHLKIRTPNQDWVEKNHESTTDNASVSAKRKSSKLKQDSVSSRIKLYGRSAAEKAKLRISGQLGPQAKPKAIVTSIESKVESKSLKKHYEVKNEQKQKSFCQHEQQGYDEVDRHDSMARGLKRKDQIMDHDKECKILKQEEKRKNCKPSSTRVDENSINESPLLERSVKKLDANKRKTEQDNVQKELKSNIKDNVQKELESNIKDNVQKELESNIKYAKEETKMRPAKEVELVKKKKPASATTPSPSSTGRAQELSTRQLRVMRSLGLISPAGSPFPKGRTPLS
- the LOC104449172 gene encoding hepatoma-derived growth factor-related protein 2 isoform X3, translating into MKKSNPSSFRSSVAGNTGMEGTSTQSKGNFVPGSLIWVRLNGDSWWPAQVVDGDTVSESNKPSKRLAGEVLVRLYGSYKHLYADPLKCRNDFESVLKQNNGSYHHVFVKALKTELASSTSAKLKEQGCKHTERRNGASQDNGSNQDMEDRNQNLEDRKSGDADAEGYTDLTVKRTGGHSAHPIAEGSKMKLGSQRAEGATLRTFQRSKTHRKERLSDNQDPSNTKDGLPTTPRTVEAGESGISRRERIDKCLELKNGSTEHLKIRTPNQDWVEKNHESTTDNASVSAKRKSSKLKQDSVSSRIKLYGRSAAEKAKLRISGQLGPQAKPKAIVTSIESKVESKSLKKHYEVKNEQKQKSFCQHEQQGYDEVDRHDSMARGLKRKDQIMDHDKECKILKQEEKRKNCKPSSTRVDENSINESPLLERSVKKLDANKRKTEQDNVQKELKSNIKDNVQKELESNIKDNVQKELESNIKYAKEETKMRPAKEVELVKKKKPASATTPSPSSTGRAQELSTRQLRVMRSLGLISPAGSPFPKGRTPLS